One genomic region from Nostoc sphaeroides encodes:
- a CDS encoding helix-turn-helix domain-containing protein — protein sequence MGCRLKVFLTDEQKLTLEELRKAKDVPQRTKDRAQVLLLNTRGLKNEQIAKGLNWAISTVRQTLHRWEKMGLAGLWDAPGRGGKPRYSESDLAYLENCLAQESQTYNSKQLANKLASERQVNLSADRLRRVLKKRGRRFGSARKQPQEQNN from the coding sequence ATGGGATGCCGATTAAAAGTCTTTCTAACTGACGAACAAAAGCTGACTTTAGAAGAGTTAAGAAAAGCTAAAGATGTTCCTCAACGTACTAAGGATCGCGCTCAAGTTTTACTGCTGAATACTCGTGGCTTAAAAAATGAGCAAATTGCTAAAGGCTTGAACTGGGCGATTTCAACAGTACGTCAAACCCTTCATCGCTGGGAAAAGATGGGTTTAGCAGGTTTGTGGGATGCTCCAGGCCGAGGAGGAAAACCCCGATATTCGGAATCAGACTTAGCTTATCTAGAAAATTGTTTAGCTCAAGAGTCACAGACTTATAACTCTAAACAATTAGCAAATAAACTTGCATCTGAGCGCCAAGTCAACTTGAGCGCAGATAGATTACGACGGGTACTTAAAAAAAGAGGAAGGAGGTTTGGAAGCGCACGCAAACAACCTCAAGAACAGAATAATTAA
- the atpB gene encoding F0F1 ATP synthase subunit A has protein sequence MQMLSVLNAFNSFPLAALEVGHHFYWQLGNLKIHGQVFLTSWFVISILVVASIAATRNAQRIPKGIQNLMEYALEFIRDLAKNQLGEKEYRPWVPFIGTLFLFIFVSNWSGALIPWKLIRLPSGELAAPTNDINTTVALALLTSLAYFYAGFSKRGLGYFKKYIEPTPVLLPIAILEDFTKPLSLSFRLFGNILADELVVAVLVLLVPLFVPLPVMALGLFTSAIQALVFATLAGAYIHEAMEGHGGDEHEEH, from the coding sequence ATGCAAATGCTTAGTGTCTTAAACGCCTTTAATTCTTTTCCCCTCGCCGCATTAGAAGTAGGTCATCATTTCTACTGGCAGTTGGGCAATCTTAAAATTCATGGGCAAGTTTTTCTCACCTCATGGTTTGTGATTAGTATTCTAGTAGTGGCTTCAATAGCTGCTACTCGCAACGCACAAAGAATTCCCAAGGGTATCCAGAATTTGATGGAATATGCCTTAGAATTTATTCGTGATTTGGCAAAAAACCAACTTGGTGAGAAAGAATACCGCCCTTGGGTGCCATTTATTGGCACACTGTTCTTGTTTATTTTCGTATCGAACTGGTCAGGCGCACTAATTCCCTGGAAGCTCATCAGGCTACCTTCGGGCGAATTGGCCGCTCCCACCAATGACATCAATACGACTGTCGCATTGGCACTGCTAACTTCCTTAGCGTACTTTTACGCGGGTTTTAGCAAGCGGGGTTTAGGCTACTTTAAGAAATATATAGAGCCAACACCCGTTTTGTTGCCGATCGCAATTCTAGAAGATTTCACCAAGCCCCTCTCCCTAAGCTTCCGGCTATTTGGTAATATTTTGGCGGATGAATTGGTAGTAGCGGTGCTGGTGCTGCTAGTTCCTCTATTTGTACCTCTGCCTGTAATGGCCTTGGGTTTATTTACCAGTGCCATTCAAGCCCTGGTTTTTGCCACCCTAGCCGGAGCATACATTCATGAGGCAATGGAGGGACATGGCGGAGATGAACATGAGGAGCATTAA
- a CDS encoding F0F1 ATP synthase subunit gamma — MANLKAIRDRIQSVKNTKKITEAMRLVAAARVRRAQEQVLATRPFADRLAQVLYGLQSRLRFEEANLPLLKKREVKSVGLLVISGDRGLCGGYNNNVIRRAENRAKEIQAEGLNYQFVLVGRKATQYFQRRNQPIDATYSGLEQIPTAAEANQIADQLLSLFLSEEVDRIELIYTRFLSLVSSRPVIQTLLPLDPQGLEAGDDEIFRLTTRGGKFEVEREKVASQVRALAPDMIFEQDPVQILDSLLPLYLSNQLLRALQESAASELAARMTAMSNASENAGELINTLTLSYNKARQAAITQELLEVVGGAEALT; from the coding sequence ATGGCCAATCTAAAAGCAATACGCGATCGCATTCAGTCGGTCAAAAACACCAAAAAAATCACAGAAGCCATGCGTCTTGTAGCTGCGGCTAGAGTACGCCGGGCGCAAGAACAAGTGCTAGCGACTCGCCCCTTTGCCGATCGCTTGGCACAAGTATTGTATGGTTTACAAAGCCGTTTGCGCTTTGAAGAAGCAAACCTACCACTTTTGAAAAAAAGAGAAGTTAAGTCAGTTGGGCTATTGGTAATTTCAGGCGATCGCGGTCTATGCGGCGGCTACAATAATAACGTTATCCGTCGTGCAGAAAACCGCGCCAAAGAAATCCAGGCAGAAGGTTTAAACTATCAATTTGTGTTAGTCGGACGCAAAGCTACCCAGTACTTTCAACGCCGCAATCAGCCCATTGATGCTACCTATAGCGGCTTAGAGCAAATTCCCACCGCAGCAGAAGCTAATCAGATTGCCGACCAACTACTTTCCTTGTTCCTTTCCGAAGAAGTAGACCGCATTGAATTAATCTACACCAGATTCCTTTCCTTGGTTAGCTCCCGCCCTGTGATCCAAACCTTACTGCCCCTCGATCCGCAAGGACTAGAAGCAGGCGATGACGAAATCTTCCGCTTGACAACCCGTGGCGGTAAATTTGAAGTCGAACGGGAAAAAGTGGCTAGCCAAGTCCGCGCGTTGGCTCCTGACATGATTTTCGAGCAAGATCCAGTGCAGATTCTCGATTCTTTGTTGCCCCTGTATCTGAGTAACCAGCTATTGCGAGCGCTGCAAGAATCGGCGGCTAGTGAACTCGCAGCCCGGATGACAGCCATGAGTAATGCTAGTGAAAATGCCGGTGAATTGATTAATACTCTCACCCTGTCTTACAACAAAGCCCGACAAGCTGCAATTACCCAAGAACTCCTAGAAGTTGTTGGTGGTGCTGAAGCACTAACTTAG
- a CDS encoding M15 family metallopeptidase, with protein MNKAGFSGKPQNSSNDIGDDIPVAVRDTPVAATKFWLQPRILLIGGVAGFVLLGLISGFLFFVTTPKKTADSQPLPATSAPASPAASNNSSDTVLGHFPYPEARESELITISANRGFRMRKAAAQKFGEMVAAARSSGVILVPISGFRSVKDQEQLFFAVGAQRNQTPAQRAALSAPPGHSEHHTGYAVDIGDGSVPATNLQTNFDNTKAYRWLQANAARFGFEMSFPKDNVQGVSYEPWHWRFVGDRSSLEMFYKARNLKPAKVPQ; from the coding sequence TTGAATAAGGCAGGGTTTTCTGGAAAACCGCAAAACTCATCGAATGACATTGGTGATGATATTCCAGTGGCTGTACGCGATACCCCTGTTGCAGCGACTAAATTTTGGTTGCAACCCCGAATTTTGCTGATTGGGGGAGTTGCAGGATTTGTCTTGCTGGGTTTAATTAGCGGTTTTTTATTTTTCGTCACTACACCCAAAAAAACCGCCGATTCTCAACCTTTACCAGCTACTTCTGCTCCTGCGAGTCCAGCAGCATCTAATAATTCTAGCGATACTGTGTTAGGGCATTTTCCATACCCAGAAGCCCGTGAGTCAGAACTAATAACCATCTCCGCAAATAGGGGCTTCAGAATGCGAAAAGCTGCTGCCCAAAAGTTTGGGGAGATGGTAGCAGCAGCACGGAGTTCAGGTGTAATATTAGTGCCAATTTCTGGCTTTCGCTCAGTCAAAGACCAAGAGCAATTGTTTTTTGCTGTCGGTGCCCAACGAAATCAAACGCCAGCACAACGAGCCGCCCTCAGCGCTCCTCCTGGTCATAGCGAACATCACACAGGTTATGCTGTAGATATTGGAGACGGATCGGTACCAGCAACTAATCTCCAAACTAACTTTGACAATACCAAAGCTTATCGGTGGCTGCAAGCTAATGCAGCGCGTTTTGGCTTTGAAATGTCATTTCCTAAAGATAATGTTCAAGGTGTGAGTTATGAGCCGTGGCACTGGCGTTTTGTAGGCGATCGCAGTAGTTTAGAAATGTTCTACAAAGCCAGAAATTTGAAACCCGCTAAAGTGCCTCAATAA
- the atpH gene encoding ATP synthase F1 subunit delta: MTSQVAAAEVAQPYAQALLSIAQSKNLTEEFGEDARTFLGLLRADKQLHNFFSNPFIQAENKKALIKQILGEGSNPYLRNFLLILVDKRRIAFLESIFQQYLALLRQLNQTVLAEVISAVPLTEAQQQAIIQKVIAISNARQVELETKVDSELIGGVIIKVGSQVIDASIRGQLRRLSLRLTNS, translated from the coding sequence ATGACAAGTCAGGTAGCAGCAGCCGAAGTAGCCCAACCTTACGCACAGGCACTTTTGTCAATAGCGCAGTCGAAAAATTTGACAGAAGAATTCGGGGAAGATGCGCGGACTTTCCTGGGACTGCTCAGAGCAGACAAACAGCTACACAACTTCTTCAGCAACCCGTTTATTCAGGCTGAGAACAAAAAAGCTCTCATCAAACAAATACTTGGTGAAGGCTCTAACCCCTACTTACGCAACTTTTTGTTGATATTAGTAGACAAACGCCGCATTGCATTCTTGGAATCTATTTTTCAACAATATCTGGCGCTGTTGCGGCAGCTGAATCAAACCGTGTTAGCGGAAGTAATTTCAGCAGTTCCCCTCACAGAAGCTCAACAGCAGGCAATTATCCAAAAGGTCATTGCCATCAGTAATGCTCGCCAGGTAGAACTAGAAACCAAGGTAGACAGTGAGTTAATTGGTGGTGTGATCATTAAAGTAGGTTCGCAGGTAATTGATGCCAGTATCCGGGGTCAGCTGCGTCGCCTTTCATTGCGCTTAACTAATAGCTAG
- a CDS encoding F0F1 ATP synthase subunit B' — protein MFDFDATLPFMALQFLLLAALLNAIFYKPLTKVLDDRDNYIRTNTLEAKESLAKAERLATEYEQQLADARRQSQATVEAAQLEAKKITAEKIAEAQKEAQSQREQASVEIEQQKQEAFRTLEQQVDALSRQILEKLLGPTPVR, from the coding sequence ATGTTTGATTTCGATGCTACCTTGCCCTTCATGGCATTGCAATTCCTGCTATTGGCAGCTTTGTTGAATGCAATTTTCTATAAGCCACTGACCAAGGTGCTAGACGATCGCGATAATTATATCCGAACGAATACCCTTGAGGCGAAAGAAAGCTTGGCTAAAGCCGAGCGCTTGGCTACCGAATATGAGCAACAACTCGCAGACGCTCGCAGACAATCGCAAGCTACCGTAGAAGCAGCTCAACTTGAAGCTAAGAAAATTACTGCCGAGAAAATCGCCGAGGCCCAAAAAGAAGCTCAGTCTCAAAGAGAACAAGCTTCTGTTGAAATAGAACAACAAAAGCAAGAAGCTTTTCGCACCTTAGAGCAACAAGTTGATGCTCTAAGTAGGCAGATTCTAGAAAAACTATTGGGGCCAACTCCAGTTAGATAA
- a CDS encoding diflavin flavoprotein, protein MTNSKPRDVQVLPIATNTKAIKARSWSRLRFEIEYALERGTTSNCYLIEADKTALIDPPPESFTEIYLDALRQTLDLQHLDYIILGHFSPNRVATLKAILELAPQVTFVCSLPGANNLRAAFLEQDLNVLVMRGKETLDLGKGHVLKFLPTPSPRWPEGLCTYDQQTQILYTDKLFATHLCGDELFDDNWEALKEDQRYYFNCLMAPQIAHVQAALEKISDLQVRMYAVGHGPLVRTSLIELTKAYAEWSRSHNDREISVALLYASAYGNTATLAQAIALGLTKGGVAVKSINCEFATPDEIRINLAQSEGFIIGSPTIGGHAPTPIHTALGIVLSSGDNSKLAGVFGSYGWSGEAFDLIEGKLRDAGYRFGFDTLKVKFKPDDVTLKFCEELGTDFAQALKKAKKVRVPQQAATPVEQAVGRIVGSVCVLTAKQGEVSTAMLGAWVSQATFNPPGISVAIAKDRAIESLMYPGGKFALNILPEGNHQDYMKHFRKSFAPGEDRFANFSTAVADNGCTVLTDALAYLECSVNQRLECGDHWVVYATVDEGKLLKPDAVTAINHRKTGTHY, encoded by the coding sequence ATGACCAATTCCAAGCCACGCGACGTCCAAGTTTTACCAATTGCTACAAATACTAAGGCGATTAAAGCACGTAGTTGGTCACGTCTGCGGTTTGAAATTGAATACGCACTTGAAAGAGGTACTACCTCCAATTGCTATTTAATTGAAGCTGATAAAACCGCACTTATTGATCCACCGCCAGAAAGCTTTACCGAAATTTATTTAGACGCATTGCGGCAGACTTTAGATTTGCAACATTTGGATTATATAATCCTGGGTCATTTTAGTCCCAATCGAGTTGCAACCCTCAAAGCAATTTTAGAACTGGCACCACAGGTAACTTTTGTCTGTTCTCTTCCTGGTGCGAACAATTTGCGTGCTGCTTTCTTAGAGCAAGATTTAAATGTCTTGGTGATGCGGGGGAAAGAAACTCTGGATTTAGGCAAGGGTCATGTTTTAAAATTCTTACCCACTCCCAGTCCACGTTGGCCGGAAGGACTTTGTACCTACGATCAGCAAACCCAAATTCTCTACACAGATAAGTTATTTGCAACTCATCTCTGTGGTGATGAACTGTTTGATGATAACTGGGAAGCGCTTAAAGAAGACCAGCGTTATTACTTTAACTGCCTGATGGCTCCCCAAATTGCTCATGTGCAAGCAGCTTTAGAGAAAATATCAGATTTGCAGGTGAGAATGTATGCTGTGGGTCACGGGCCCTTAGTACGCACCAGCTTAATCGAACTCACTAAAGCTTATGCAGAGTGGAGTCGTTCTCACAACGATCGCGAGATTTCTGTTGCCTTACTTTATGCTTCAGCTTACGGGAATACAGCGACTTTAGCACAAGCGATCGCTCTGGGACTAACTAAAGGTGGAGTTGCAGTTAAATCGATTAACTGCGAATTTGCTACCCCTGATGAAATTCGCATCAACCTAGCACAGTCAGAGGGTTTTATCATCGGTTCTCCTACCATCGGTGGTCATGCGCCAACTCCCATTCACACTGCTTTAGGGATTGTGCTATCAAGCGGTGACAACAGTAAACTCGCTGGGGTTTTTGGTTCCTACGGCTGGAGTGGCGAAGCCTTTGACTTAATTGAAGGTAAACTTCGAGATGCTGGATATCGCTTTGGCTTTGACACCCTGAAGGTGAAGTTTAAACCTGATGATGTCACTCTCAAGTTTTGTGAAGAACTAGGTACAGACTTTGCCCAAGCATTGAAAAAGGCTAAAAAGGTACGCGTACCACAACAAGCTGCTACTCCAGTAGAACAGGCCGTTGGTCGGATCGTTGGTTCCGTCTGCGTGCTGACAGCAAAACAAGGAGAAGTGTCTACAGCAATGTTAGGCGCTTGGGTTTCTCAAGCCACCTTCAACCCACCCGGAATAAGTGTGGCGATCGCCAAAGACCGAGCGATCGAATCTTTGATGTATCCCGGCGGTAAGTTTGCCTTAAATATTCTACCTGAAGGCAATCACCAAGACTACATGAAGCATTTCCGTAAATCTTTTGCGCCTGGGGAAGACCGATTTGCCAACTTTAGTACAGCAGTTGCAGATAACGGTTGTACTGTCCTCACCGACGCACTAGCATATTTAGAATGCTCAGTCAACCAACGTCTGGAATGTGGCGACCATTGGGTTGTGTATGCAACTGTGGATGAAGGTAAATTACTCAAGCCTGATGCTGTGACTGCCATTAACCATCGCAAAACCGGCACTCATTATTAA
- the atpE gene encoding ATP synthase F0 subunit C — protein MDPLVQAASVLAAALAIGLAAIGPGIGQGNAAGQAVEGIARQPEAEGKIRGTLLLTLAFMESLTIYGLVIALVLLFANPFG, from the coding sequence ATGGATCCATTAGTTCAGGCTGCTTCAGTTCTCGCTGCTGCTTTAGCGATTGGTTTAGCTGCAATTGGCCCTGGTATTGGTCAAGGAAACGCTGCTGGACAAGCAGTAGAAGGTATTGCTCGTCAACCTGAAGCAGAAGGAAAAATTCGCGGTACTCTGCTATTAACCTTGGCATTCATGGAATCCTTGACTATCTATGGTCTAGTAATTGCCCTGGTATTACTGTTTGCTAATCCTTTCGGCTAA
- a CDS encoding ATP synthase subunit I, which translates to MSLSDESIAPTPTTQQDAKTGSGDTESGNSMQEFHQLFQRLLVITLVLTGVIFISVWIFYSLNIALNYLIGACTGVVYLKMLARDVEQLGSEKTSLSKTRFALFIGVMIVATQWRELQILPIFLGFLTYKATLLVYMVQIAFIPDS; encoded by the coding sequence GTGAGCTTGTCAGACGAATCAATTGCGCCCACTCCGACAACGCAACAAGATGCTAAAACTGGTTCTGGAGACACAGAATCAGGTAACTCCATGCAAGAGTTCCATCAACTCTTCCAGCGATTGTTGGTAATCACGCTTGTCTTGACGGGGGTTATTTTTATCTCTGTGTGGATTTTTTATTCCTTAAACATTGCCCTAAATTATTTAATTGGGGCGTGTACAGGTGTGGTTTACTTAAAAATGTTGGCTAGAGACGTTGAGCAGCTCGGTAGTGAGAAAACCAGTCTGAGCAAAACTCGTTTTGCTCTGTTTATTGGAGTGATGATCGTGGCAACTCAATGGCGTGAGCTACAGATTCTGCCCATTTTTTTGGGATTTCTAACTTACAAAGCCACGCTCCTCGTATATATGGTGCAAATTGCGTTCATTCCTGATTCTTAA
- a CDS encoding F0F1 ATP synthase subunit B: MGIMGTFLLLAAEANAVHSELAEGAGEGGFGLNLDIFETNLINLAILVGILFYFGRKVLSNILNERQSNIATAIQEAEGRLKEAKTALSQAQEQLKQSQAEAERIRQSAVENAQKAKEALLAKAVQDVERLKQTAAADLNTETDRAIAQLRQRVATLALQKVESQLKGGIADDAQQSLIDRSIAQLGGNV; the protein is encoded by the coding sequence ATGGGTATCATGGGGACATTCTTATTACTTGCCGCAGAAGCGAACGCTGTTCACTCTGAATTAGCAGAAGGCGCAGGAGAAGGTGGTTTCGGTCTAAACCTAGACATTTTTGAAACCAATCTGATCAATCTAGCGATTCTGGTTGGCATATTATTCTACTTCGGACGTAAAGTTTTAAGCAATATCCTGAACGAGCGACAATCCAATATTGCCACCGCAATTCAGGAAGCAGAAGGGCGCTTAAAAGAGGCAAAGACTGCCCTTTCCCAAGCGCAAGAGCAGTTGAAGCAATCTCAAGCAGAAGCAGAACGCATCCGCCAATCTGCCGTAGAAAATGCCCAAAAAGCGAAAGAAGCCTTGTTGGCGAAGGCAGTGCAAGACGTAGAACGCTTGAAACAAACAGCAGCAGCAGATTTAAACACCGAAACTGATCGAGCGATCGCTCAACTACGGCAACGAGTTGCTACACTAGCATTGCAAAAAGTCGAATCACAACTCAAAGGCGGGATTGCCGACGATGCTCAACAAAGTTTAATAGACCGTAGCATCGCACAACTGGGAGGCAATGTATGA
- the atpA gene encoding F0F1 ATP synthase subunit alpha: protein MSISIRPDEISSIIQQQIEQYDQEVKVANVGTVLQVGDGIARIYGLEKAMSGELLEFEDGTIGIAQNLEEDNVGAVLMGEGLEIQEGSSVTATGRIAQVPVGEALVGRVVDALGRPIDGKGDIKTSDSRLIESPAPGIIARRSVHEPMQTGITAIDSMIPIGRGQRELIIGDRQTGKTAIAIDTIINQKEEDVICVYVAIGQKASTVANVVQTLQEKGAMDYTIVVAASASEPATLQYLAPYTGATIAEYFMYKGKATLVIYDDLSKQAQAYRQMSLLLRRPPGREAYPGDVFYIHSRLLERAAKLSDELGKGSMTALPIIETQAGDVSAYIPTNVISITDGQIFLSSDLFNAGIRPAVNPGISVSRVGSAAQTKAMKKVAGKIKLELAQFDDLQAFAQFASDLDKATQDQLARGQRLRELLKQPQNSPLSVYEQVAILYAGINGYLDDVPVDKVTTFTQGLREYLKTGKTQYAEGVRASKALGDAEEAALKEALTEYKKTFKAAA, encoded by the coding sequence ATGAGCATATCAATTAGACCTGACGAAATTAGCAGCATTATCCAACAACAAATCGAGCAATACGATCAAGAGGTCAAAGTTGCTAACGTTGGTACCGTCCTCCAAGTAGGTGACGGTATTGCCCGGATTTATGGTCTGGAAAAGGCGATGTCTGGGGAACTTTTGGAATTTGAAGATGGCACAATTGGCATCGCCCAGAACTTAGAAGAAGACAACGTGGGCGCGGTGCTGATGGGTGAAGGGTTGGAAATTCAAGAAGGTAGTTCTGTAACCGCCACTGGTAGAATTGCCCAAGTACCCGTAGGAGAAGCCTTAGTTGGACGAGTTGTAGACGCTTTGGGTCGTCCCATTGATGGTAAGGGAGACATCAAGACTTCAGATAGCCGTTTGATTGAATCTCCAGCACCAGGTATCATTGCTCGTCGGTCTGTACACGAACCCATGCAAACGGGTATCACAGCTATTGACTCAATGATTCCCATCGGTCGTGGTCAACGGGAATTGATCATTGGCGATCGCCAAACAGGTAAAACTGCGATCGCGATCGACACAATCATCAACCAAAAAGAAGAAGATGTAATTTGTGTATACGTTGCGATCGGTCAAAAGGCTTCCACCGTAGCTAACGTGGTGCAGACATTGCAAGAAAAAGGCGCGATGGATTACACCATCGTCGTCGCAGCTAGTGCCAGTGAACCAGCAACACTACAATACCTAGCTCCTTACACAGGCGCAACTATTGCTGAGTACTTTATGTACAAAGGCAAAGCTACCCTGGTAATTTATGATGATCTCTCCAAGCAAGCCCAAGCTTATCGCCAAATGTCACTACTGCTGCGTCGTCCACCCGGACGCGAAGCTTACCCTGGAGATGTATTCTACATTCACTCCCGCTTGCTAGAAAGAGCCGCCAAGCTGAGTGATGAATTAGGTAAAGGCAGTATGACCGCCCTACCAATTATCGAAACCCAAGCTGGTGACGTATCAGCATACATCCCCACCAACGTAATTTCTATTACCGATGGTCAGATATTCCTATCTTCTGACTTGTTCAACGCTGGTATCCGTCCGGCTGTAAACCCCGGTATTTCAGTATCCCGCGTGGGTTCTGCCGCTCAAACCAAGGCAATGAAAAAAGTTGCCGGTAAGATTAAATTGGAACTAGCCCAATTTGACGATCTGCAAGCCTTCGCTCAATTTGCTTCTGACTTAGATAAAGCCACTCAAGACCAGTTGGCACGGGGTCAACGGTTACGCGAACTTCTCAAGCAGCCACAAAATTCGCCACTCTCGGTATACGAGCAAGTAGCAATTCTTTACGCTGGTATTAATGGTTATTTAGATGATGTGCCCGTAGATAAAGTCACCACCTTTACCCAAGGTCTGCGGGAGTACTTAAAGACTGGTAAAACCCAGTATGCCGAAGGAGTAAGAGCCTCCAAAGCACTAGGTGATGCAGAAGAAGCTGCCTTGAAGGAAGCACTTACCGAATACAAGAAAACCTTCAAAGCAGCAGCGTAA
- a CDS encoding diflavin flavoprotein: protein MVAIAENVQHRLTIQTVEIAPNTTAIRSLDWDRDRFDIEFGLQNGTTYNSYLIRGEQTVLIDTSHQKFRDLYLETLKGLVNPKTIDYIIVSHTEPDHSGLVEDVLQLAPRATVLASKVALQFLEGLVHDPFSKRVVKTGDRIDIGKGHEMEFVSAPNLHWPDTIFSFDRKTQILYTCDAFGMHFCDDRTFDEDLEAIEADFRFYYDCLMGPNARSLLNAMKRMGDLGKINIIANGHGPLLYHHLDVLTGCYENWSQKQAKAETTVGLFFVSDYGYGERLGHAIAEGILKTGIGVEVLDLSTAESQEIQELAGRAAGIIIGMPPTTSAAAQASISSVLAVAKNKQFLGLFECYGGDDEPIDTLRRQFLDSGIKEAFPPIRIKEAPSASTFQLCEEAGKDIGQLLVRDRNIKQIKSLDVNMEKALGRISSGLYIVTTKKDDVSSAMLASWVTQASLQPLGLTIAVAKDRAIDSLMQIGDRFVLNVLEEGNYQELKKHFLKRLHPGADRFAGVKTQTAKNGSPILTDALAYMECEIQSSMECSDHWILYCTVQEGRVSKNDGLTAVRHRKVGNYY from the coding sequence ATGGTAGCGATCGCAGAGAACGTTCAACATCGGCTAACTATACAAACTGTAGAAATTGCCCCTAACACAACAGCGATTCGCTCTCTTGATTGGGATCGCGATCGCTTCGATATCGAATTCGGACTGCAAAACGGCACAACCTACAATTCATATCTAATTAGGGGTGAACAAACAGTTTTGATCGATACTTCTCACCAGAAGTTTCGCGATCTGTATTTAGAGACTCTAAAAGGTCTTGTTAACCCCAAAACAATTGATTACATAATTGTCAGCCACACAGAGCCAGACCATAGCGGCTTGGTGGAAGATGTTCTTCAGTTAGCTCCTAGAGCTACCGTTTTAGCCTCAAAAGTTGCGCTTCAGTTTTTAGAAGGTTTGGTACACGATCCATTTTCTAAGCGAGTCGTTAAAACCGGCGATCGCATAGATATCGGCAAAGGACACGAAATGGAATTCGTGAGTGCGCCTAACCTGCACTGGCCGGATACAATCTTTAGCTTTGACCGCAAAACCCAAATTCTGTACACCTGTGATGCTTTTGGGATGCATTTTTGTGACGATCGCACCTTCGACGAAGATTTAGAAGCGATCGAAGCTGACTTTAGATTTTACTACGACTGCTTGATGGGCCCTAACGCTCGTTCGCTGCTGAATGCGATGAAGCGGATGGGTGATCTCGGAAAGATTAATATTATCGCCAACGGTCACGGGCCACTATTATACCACCATTTAGATGTTCTAACCGGGTGCTACGAAAATTGGAGCCAAAAGCAAGCTAAAGCAGAAACAACCGTTGGCTTGTTTTTTGTCTCAGATTACGGGTATGGCGAACGCCTTGGTCACGCAATTGCCGAAGGGATACTGAAAACTGGCATTGGCGTAGAAGTACTGGATCTGAGTACTGCTGAGAGCCAAGAAATTCAAGAACTGGCTGGTAGAGCAGCTGGCATCATTATTGGTATGCCCCCGACTACTTCCGCCGCCGCCCAAGCTAGTATCAGTTCGGTGCTAGCTGTTGCCAAGAACAAGCAATTTCTTGGGCTGTTTGAATGTTACGGTGGGGATGATGAACCCATTGATACACTCCGCAGACAATTTCTTGACTCTGGCATCAAAGAAGCCTTCCCACCCATTCGGATTAAAGAGGCTCCCAGCGCATCAACATTCCAGTTGTGTGAAGAAGCGGGTAAAGACATCGGACAATTGCTAGTGCGCGATCGCAACATCAAGCAAATAAAGTCTCTCGATGTCAACATGGAAAAGGCATTGGGTCGGATTAGCAGTGGACTATATATAGTCACTACTAAAAAAGATGATGTCTCAAGTGCAATGCTGGCATCCTGGGTAACTCAAGCGAGTTTGCAACCCTTGGGATTGACAATTGCCGTTGCTAAAGACCGCGCCATTGATTCCTTAATGCAAATAGGCGATCGCTTCGTCCTCAACGTTTTGGAAGAAGGCAATTATCAAGAACTCAAGAAACACTTCCTCAAACGCTTGCATCCTGGTGCTGACCGCTTTGCTGGGGTAAAAACTCAAACCGCGAAAAACGGTTCCCCAATTCTAACTGATGCTCTGGCATACATGGAATGTGAAATACAGAGCAGCATGGAATGCAGCGACCACTGGATTTTATACTGCACCGTCCAAGAAGGTCGTGTCTCCAAAAACGATGGATTGACAGCCGTTCGCCATCGCAAAGTAGGTAATTACTACTAA